The following proteins come from a genomic window of Pyxidicoccus sp. MSG2:
- the recJ gene encoding single-stranded-DNA-specific exonuclease RecJ — protein MRWLLPDVVEEEVASLAGELSLHPLAAKVLLHRGYRTPESASAFLSDKLADLPDPFRMKGMPAAVERLTRALRMREKVTLYGDYDVDGVCSTSLLYLFLKELGAPPATYIPHRLDEGYGLNLGAVERIAADGTRVLVTLDCGITSVAEITRAKELGLDVVVVDHHTVPPTLPPAVAVLNPHQPGCEYPTKALCAAGVAFNFCMGLRKRLRDDGFFATRKEPNLRSMMDLVAMATVADVVPLTGANRILVSHGLQELSAGRRPGVRALKEVAGMDPDATVTAGQVGFRLGPRINAAGRLHDASLGLQLLTSESPETARSLAAVLDRANAERQGIESHILTQALAQAETLKDARGFVLYDEGWHPGVIGIVASRVVERYYRPTVMVGVKDGVGKGSARSIEAFHLYDALSGCSELMTRFGGHKHAAGLTIDADRLPAFREAFEKIAFQRLTPEDLIPRCKVDAVVHPSELDAHAVESLQRLGPFGQGNPEPVLVLRRQVARPRVLQPKSGMGSGHLKLALADAPELDAIGFNMADRVTLVEGPVDLAFQAGFDTFRGQRKLSLRLKDVRRAA, from the coding sequence GTGCGGTGGTTGCTTCCAGACGTGGTCGAGGAGGAGGTGGCGTCCCTGGCGGGGGAGCTGTCGCTGCACCCGCTCGCGGCGAAGGTGCTGCTGCACCGCGGCTACCGCACCCCGGAGTCCGCCTCCGCGTTCCTGTCCGACAAGCTGGCGGACCTGCCGGACCCGTTCCGGATGAAGGGCATGCCCGCCGCGGTGGAGCGCCTCACCCGGGCCCTGCGCATGCGGGAGAAGGTGACGCTGTACGGGGACTACGACGTGGATGGGGTGTGCTCCACGTCGCTGCTCTACCTGTTCCTCAAGGAGCTGGGCGCCCCACCGGCCACGTACATTCCCCACCGTCTGGATGAGGGCTACGGCCTCAACCTGGGCGCGGTGGAGCGCATCGCCGCGGACGGCACGCGGGTGCTGGTGACGCTCGACTGCGGCATCACCTCCGTGGCGGAAATCACCCGCGCGAAGGAATTGGGCCTGGACGTGGTGGTGGTGGACCACCACACGGTGCCGCCCACGCTGCCCCCGGCGGTGGCGGTGCTCAACCCGCACCAGCCCGGCTGTGAGTACCCCACCAAGGCGCTGTGCGCCGCGGGCGTGGCCTTCAACTTCTGCATGGGCCTGCGCAAGCGGCTGCGCGACGACGGCTTCTTCGCCACCCGCAAGGAGCCCAACCTCCGTTCCATGATGGACCTGGTCGCCATGGCCACCGTGGCGGACGTGGTGCCCCTCACCGGCGCCAACCGCATCCTCGTGTCCCACGGCCTCCAGGAGCTGAGCGCCGGTCGCCGCCCGGGCGTGCGTGCCCTCAAGGAAGTGGCGGGCATGGACCCCGACGCCACCGTCACCGCCGGCCAGGTGGGCTTCCGCCTCGGGCCCCGCATCAACGCCGCGGGCCGGCTGCATGACGCGTCGCTGGGCCTGCAGCTGCTCACGTCGGAGTCGCCGGAGACGGCGCGCTCGCTGGCGGCGGTGCTGGACCGCGCCAACGCGGAGCGCCAGGGAATCGAAAGCCACATCCTCACGCAGGCACTGGCGCAGGCGGAGACGCTCAAGGACGCGCGCGGCTTCGTGCTCTACGACGAGGGCTGGCACCCGGGCGTCATCGGCATCGTCGCCTCGCGCGTGGTGGAGCGCTACTACCGGCCCACCGTCATGGTGGGCGTGAAGGACGGGGTGGGGAAGGGCTCGGCGCGCAGCATCGAGGCCTTCCACCTCTACGACGCGCTCAGTGGCTGCTCGGAGCTGATGACGCGCTTCGGCGGGCACAAGCACGCCGCCGGCCTCACCATCGACGCGGACCGGCTGCCGGCCTTCCGCGAGGCCTTCGAGAAGATTGCCTTCCAGCGCCTCACTCCGGAGGACCTCATCCCCCGGTGCAAGGTGGACGCGGTCGTCCATCCGAGCGAGCTGGACGCCCACGCGGTGGAGTCGCTCCAGCGCCTGGGGCCCTTCGGCCAGGGCAACCCGGAGCCGGTGTTGGTGCTGCGCCGGCAGGTGGCCCGCCCGCGCGTGCTGCAGCCCAAGTCGGGCATGGGCAGCGGCCACCTCAAGCTCGCCCTCGCGGACGCGCCGGAATTGGACGCCATCGGCTTCAACATGGCGGACCGCGTGACGCTGGTGGAGGGTCCGGTGGACCTGGCCTTCCAGGCCGGCTTCGACACCTTCCGCGGCCAGCGCAAGCTGTCGCTGCGCCTCAAGGACGTCCGCAGGGCTGCGTGA
- a CDS encoding YHS domain-containing protein, whose protein sequence is MKSVQGQGQHWDPVCGKELDTPEGRPTAEYKKRRYFFCSERCRHAFERQAERFRLNELARVGALMTPGRVRWGLA, encoded by the coding sequence ATGAAAAGCGTTCAGGGGCAGGGGCAGCACTGGGATCCGGTGTGTGGGAAGGAGCTCGACACACCGGAGGGCCGTCCGACGGCGGAGTACAAGAAGCGCCGGTACTTCTTCTGCTCGGAGCGCTGCCGTCACGCCTTCGAGCGACAGGCGGAGCGCTTCCGTCTCAACGAACTGGCCCGCGTCGGCGCGCTGATGACGCCGGGCCGGGTGCGCTGGGGGCTGGCTTAA